In one window of Kitasatospora sp. MMS16-BH015 DNA:
- a CDS encoding ABC transporter ATP-binding protein: MSNELTLEKAGAKTPAGETLLELSGLQKHFPVMDGFLFKRQVGAVHAVDGVDLTVAANESVGLVGESGCGKSTLGRLVTRLYEPTAGTIKYQGKDISHANRKELAPIRSEIQMIFQDPYSSLNPRQTVGSIIGAPMEINGINPPQGIQRRVQELLETVGLNPEHYNRFPHEFSGGQRQRIGVARALSLNPKLIVADEPVSALDVSIQAQVVNLLQELQKDLGIAFLFIAHDLAVVRHFSQRVAVMYLGKIVEIADRKSLYETPRHPYTHALLSAVPEADPDDHREQIRLIGDVPSPINPPSGCRFRTRCWKAQDKCATEEPPLVQLSGNAEGHLTACHFPEDGQAAVPAPRDAK, encoded by the coding sequence ATGAGCAACGAACTGACCCTCGAGAAGGCCGGCGCCAAGACCCCTGCCGGTGAGACCCTGCTGGAGCTCTCCGGGCTCCAGAAGCACTTCCCCGTGATGGACGGCTTCCTCTTCAAGCGCCAGGTCGGCGCCGTGCACGCCGTCGACGGCGTGGACCTGACGGTCGCCGCCAACGAGTCGGTGGGCCTGGTCGGCGAGTCCGGCTGCGGCAAGTCGACCCTGGGCCGCCTGGTCACCCGGCTCTACGAGCCCACGGCCGGCACCATCAAGTACCAGGGCAAGGACATCTCGCACGCGAACCGCAAGGAGCTCGCTCCGATCCGGTCCGAGATCCAGATGATCTTCCAGGACCCGTACTCCTCGCTCAACCCGCGGCAGACCGTCGGTTCGATCATCGGCGCGCCGATGGAGATCAACGGCATCAACCCGCCGCAGGGCATCCAGCGCCGCGTCCAGGAGCTCCTTGAGACCGTCGGTCTCAACCCCGAGCACTACAACCGCTTCCCGCACGAGTTCTCCGGCGGTCAGCGCCAGCGCATCGGCGTGGCCCGCGCGCTCTCGCTCAACCCGAAGCTGATCGTGGCCGACGAGCCGGTCTCCGCGCTCGACGTCTCGATCCAGGCCCAGGTCGTCAACCTCCTGCAGGAGCTGCAGAAGGACCTCGGCATCGCCTTCCTCTTCATCGCCCACGACCTCGCGGTCGTCCGGCACTTCTCGCAGCGCGTCGCGGTCATGTACCTCGGCAAGATCGTCGAGATCGCCGACCGCAAGTCGCTGTACGAGACCCCGCGCCACCCGTACACCCACGCCCTGCTCTCCGCCGTCCCCGAGGCCGACCCGGACGACCACCGCGAGCAGATCCGCCTGATCGGCGACGTCCCGTCCCCGATCAACCCGCCGTCCGGCTGCCGCTTCCGCACCCGCTGCTGGAAGGCCCAGGACAAGTGCGCCACGGAGGAGCCCCCGCTGGTCCAGCTCTCCGGCAACGCCGAGGGCCACCTGACGGCCTGCCACTTCCCCGAGGACGGCCAGGCGGCCGTGCCCGCTCCGCGGGACGCGAAGTAA
- a CDS encoding ABC transporter ATP-binding protein produces the protein MTLNGASALGAAVPEEAAFGQRIPSGEPILEVRDLVKHFPLTKGILFKKQVGAVKAVDGVSFDLVQGETLGIVGESGCGKSTLAKVLMNLEPATSGSVRYKGEEISRLSGAALKAVRRNIQMVFQDPYTSLNPRMTVGDIIGEPYEIHPEVAPKGDRRKAVQDLLDVVGLNPEYINRYPHQFSGGQRQRIGIARGLALKPEVIICDEPVSALDVSVQAQVINLLEQLQGEFNLSYMFIAHDLSIVRHISDRVGVMYLGKMVEIGTDLEIYDHATHPYTQALLSAVPVPDPAARESRDRIVLEGDVPSPANPPSGCRFRTRCWLAQEKCAIEVPPLMARSNLQGLAAHDSACHFAQERQ, from the coding sequence ATGACGCTTAACGGAGCCAGTGCGCTGGGCGCGGCCGTGCCGGAGGAGGCGGCCTTCGGCCAGCGGATCCCCAGTGGCGAGCCGATCCTGGAGGTCCGCGACCTGGTCAAGCACTTCCCGCTGACCAAGGGCATCCTCTTCAAGAAGCAGGTCGGCGCGGTCAAGGCCGTGGACGGGGTCAGCTTCGACCTGGTGCAGGGCGAGACGCTCGGCATCGTCGGCGAATCCGGCTGCGGCAAGTCCACCCTGGCCAAGGTGCTGATGAACCTGGAGCCGGCCACCAGCGGGTCGGTCCGGTACAAGGGCGAGGAGATCTCCCGGCTGTCCGGCGCCGCGCTCAAGGCCGTGCGCCGCAACATCCAGATGGTCTTCCAGGACCCGTACACCTCGCTCAACCCCCGGATGACGGTGGGCGACATCATCGGCGAGCCCTACGAGATCCACCCCGAGGTGGCCCCCAAGGGCGACCGCCGCAAGGCCGTGCAGGACCTCCTCGACGTGGTCGGGCTCAACCCCGAGTACATCAACCGGTACCCGCACCAGTTCTCCGGCGGCCAGCGCCAGCGGATCGGCATCGCCCGAGGCCTCGCGCTCAAGCCGGAGGTGATCATCTGCGACGAGCCGGTCTCCGCGCTGGACGTCTCGGTGCAGGCCCAGGTGATCAACCTGCTGGAGCAGCTCCAGGGCGAGTTCAACCTGTCGTACATGTTCATCGCCCACGACCTCTCGATCGTGCGGCACATCTCCGACCGGGTCGGGGTGATGTACCTCGGCAAGATGGTCGAGATCGGCACCGACCTGGAGATCTACGACCACGCCACCCACCCGTACACCCAGGCGCTGCTCTCGGCCGTGCCGGTGCCGGACCCGGCGGCGCGGGAGAGCCGGGACCGGATCGTGCTGGAGGGTGACGTCCCGTCGCCGGCCAACCCGCCCTCGGGGTGCCGGTTCCGGACGCGGTGCTGGCTCGCGCAGGAGAAGTGCGCGATCGAGGTGCCGCCGCTGATGGCCCGGTCGAACCTGCAGGGGTTGGCGGCGCACGACTCGGCGTGTCACTTCGCGCAGGAGCGGCAGTAA